One genomic window of Mus musculus strain C57BL/6J chromosome 4, GRCm38.p6 C57BL/6J includes the following:
- the Mycbp gene encoding C-Myc-binding protein, with protein sequence MAHYKAADSKREQFRRYLEKSGVLDTLTKVLVALYEEPEKPTSALDFLKHHLGAATPENPEIELLRLELAEMKEKYEATVEENKKLKAKLVQYEPPQEEKRAE encoded by the exons ATGGCCCATTACAAA GCCGCCGACTCGAAGCGCGAGCAGTTCCGGAGGTACTTGGAGAAGTCGGGGGTGCTGGACACGCTGACGAAAG TGTTGGTAGCCTTATATGAAGAACCAGAGAAGCCCACCAGTGCTCTGGA ttttttaaagCATCACTTAGGAGCTGCTACCCCGGAAAACCCAGAAATAGAGCTGCTTCGCCTAGAATTggcagaaatgaaagagaaatatgAAGCTActgtagaagaaaataaaaaactgaaagcaaag CTTGTTCAGTATGAACCACCTCAGGAGGAGAAGCGTGCTGAATAG